The Cylindrospermum stagnale PCC 7417 genome segment GGAACTTGGGCTGTTAAAGTTGGCGTAGCACCAGCATTTACCTCACTAGGCAATAGCATGGAACTACCAGAAACAACCAACAAAGCCGCGAACCCGGCTCGCAAGGGTAAGGTAGAGATATTAAAACCCCGGTATTTCATTTTTTTGTCTTGAATGTGCTGAACTTGCAGTTAAAGTCAAAGTTAACAGAACTATACCGGATGATCAGCACTTGTTCAGCCAAATTTCTGGATTAACGACCTAGACTTACTTTATTCAGCACTGTGCTTCTACAACTGTTTGCACAGACCAAAATCGGCTTGGTCTGTCAGCAGCAACTAATTGTGTGGGAATATCGTCACAGAAACAGTACGCTTTGGCAATGAGGGGAAATGCGCCGCCAATTTTTGTCCCTGCATCGCGCCTTGTTCTTCGTAATCAGTGGTTATCTTATCATCTCCAGCATTCCTGCCTTTGCTGCTGAACGAGTGGTGCTGAAGTACCGCATCTTCCGTGAATCGCTTTCTGTGGAAGAACTCTCAACTTTTGCCCAAACTGGTAAACTCTCAACTGGGCTAAAAATCGATTTGGCTTTGGCACAACAAAACCCCAAAGCAATTCGTCAGTCTTTGATAGCACCTGTGAAAGTCAACCCCATAATTTTAGATCGGGTGTTGAATAGCCCAGTTGGTAACGTTATATTGGATGAACTCAGTCAAGTGATTCATAGCCCGTCGCGTAAAGCTGATCGGCAAGCTTGGCGCTCGGCTTTAGCGATTTCTGCTAGTGACGATGGACAGATAACACTGCTAGAAATTATGCAAAATTATCCGACTGCGGAAATTGAAGTTGACGGTGAGCGCTTAGAAAGTGCCTACCGTCAACTTCGCCGTTTGCAAGTAAGTTTCCAAGATTTACTTGGTATTTAGTAAGCTAAAGTTTCTAAAGTTTCTCGTAAATACCGCTGTACTTGCTGTTCTAAGCGCAGCCCATGTAATTGAGCATCGCGTTCTAGCTGCCAGCGTTGGAAACCGGAGCTAGCAGAAATCGCGTATTTGAGGTTGTGCCAAATTTTAGGATCACGAGAGAATTGGCGATCGCCTTTTAGGGCGCTACGCTCTGCGGAATCGCTAGAAGCTGGAATTTGAGCCATAGTTCCTCATTCCTCAGTTTTAACTTCCAGAGTTAGCTCGGGGCCAGATGTGATTAACCCGTACCCCTAAGATTGTGAAATTCTGCTTAATCTTTTCTAAAGGTAATGGTTCTATAGCAGCAAAATCTGTGTCATTGGTCACTAAAACTTGCGCTACACTCAGGGGAATTTGCAAAAATAAATTGCTTGCTAAAAAAGCTAAGGCAGCAAACAGCAGTCCCAGACTACGGTATTGGGGTAAAAACTTGGCAATATTGGCTATCAGTGGCACCACTTGGTAGAGTTGCCATAGCACCCCTATTAATAATATTGCAGCCGCCAGGGCTAATACACGATTTAACTTTGTATTAATTAAACAGAGAATTTTTCGTTGCTGCTCAGTCAGATTTTCTGGCTTGAGCGCTACTCCTAGAATAGCAAATATGTAAAAAGGGCGACGCAGTTGCATCCACAGTAATGGGAGAACGCCAAAGAGTGTGATGAGGAATAACTCTATCCACACTGGTAAAAGTGGTTCACCCACAGACAGAAACAATAAACACAGAATTAAAAAAATCGGCAGTGTCGCTAATCCAGCGACGTGAATCCACAAGATAGGTTCAGAGCGAAATGAGGTCATATTAAAACTTTGAATGCTGAGGTTTGAGTGCTGAGGTTTAAGTTGTGAGGTTTAAGTTGTGAGTTTTGAACTAAAAACGTTCTTCTACTCAATACTCAAAACTCAAAACTCATAAATTTTACTCAGCACTTAGCACTCAGCACTCTGCACTCCACACTACTTAGTCAAGGTGAGAGTACGGCGCTTGGTGACCATTTGGTAGGCTTCGATGATGTCACCTTCAACCCAGTCATGGAATTTATCAACGCCGATGCCGCATTCATAACCAGCATTGACTTCACGGGCATCTTCTTTCATCCGTTTCAGGGAGTCAAGAACACCTTCATAAACCACCTTGTTGAAGCGACGCACGCGCACTTTGCAGTTGCGAACTAGCTTGCCAGATTGAACATAGCAACCGGCAACCGCACCACGACCGACAGGGAAGACGGCACGGACTTCTGTTTGACCAAGGGTTTCTTCCACCAACTCTGGTTCCAGTAGACCTTCCAAGGCACCTTGGATGTCTTCTAGGAGTTTGTAGATGATGTTGTATTCCCGCACATCCACACCAGCCTCATCGGCGGCTTGTCTAGCGCCACTAGCAAAGGTGGTGTTGAAACCAATGATGACAGCGTTACTAGCAGCAGCTAAGTCGATATCTGTCTCGGTGATTTCTCCAGCAGTAGCCAACAGCATCCGGATTTGGACTTCGTTTTGCGGGATTTGCTTGAGCGCTCCCACAATGGCTTCTACGGAACCTTGAACGTCTCCCTTTAAGATCAAGTTGAGTTCTTTCAACTCGCCCTCTTGTGCTTGGGCTGAGAGGGTTGTTAGGGTGACACGTCCCTGTAAGAGACGGGATAGACGTTGTTTGTCTGCGCGATCGCCTGCTAGCGCTCGTGCTTCTTTTTCGTTCGCGAAGACCTCGAAGTCATCACCTGCTGCTGGTACATCGCTTAAACCCAGCACCTCGACAGCAAAAGAAGGACTAGCAATATCCACTCTTTTGCCTCTGTCATCGACCATCGCCCGGACTTTACCAAATGCCGAGCCAGCTACTAGCATATCCCCGACATGCAGGGTGCCATTCTGAATCAGCAGGGTAGCAACTGCTCCCTTAGCCTTATCCAAATGCGCTTCAATCACAGTTCCTTTAGCAGAACGATCTGGGTTGGCAGATAGTTCGCCGATTTCTGCTACCAGCAAAATCATTTCTAAGAGTGTATCCAGGTTTTCGCCTTTGATAGCGCTCACGGGAACCATGATCGTCTCACCGCCCCAGTCTTCTGCGGTCAAACCATAATTGGTCAATTCTTGTTTGACGCGCTCTGGCTGTGCACCTTCTTTGTCGATCTTGTTGATGGCGACAACAATTGGTACTCCAGCGGCTTGAGCATGGCTAATAGCTTCGATAGTTTGGGGACGGACGCCATCATCCGCAGCCACTACCAAAACGGCAATGTCTGTTACCCTAGCTCCTCGTGCCCGCATAGCGGTGAAGGCTTCGTGACCGGGGGTATCTAGGAAGACGATTTGCTGTTGCTTGCCCTCATGTTCCACATCCACATGGTATGCACCAATGTGTTGGGTGATCCCGCCAGCTTCGCCAGCAGCCACTTTGGTTTTGCGAATTGAGTCGAGCAGGGTAGTTTTACCGTGGTCTACGTGACCCATAATCGTCACAACTGGCGGACGTCGAATCAGGAATTCCAAATCTGCCACGTCGATCATTTCTGTGATCTTGCGGGCTTCTGCTTCTGGTTCGGCGGTTTCGACTTCTATTTCTAGCTCTTTGCCTACCAGAGTAATTGTCGGAATATCCAGATTTTGGGTGATACTCACCGCCATGCCTTTCATGAACAGGATTTTCACAATCTCTGTATCGGCTACACCCAAAACTTCTGCCAGTTCTTGCACTGTCAGGGGCCCAGTGATGGTGACTGTTTCCGGACGCTCACGCTTTTGCTCTACTTCTTGTTGTTGGCGACGGTTGTGGTCGCGATCGCGGCTGGAACTACCAGATTTTTTACCTCGCGCCGTTGGGGCGGAAGTAACTAATGCTGGTTGCTGTGCAGGGCGAGCAGCTTTCGGTTTAGGAGGACGGGCAATGCTCAGGCTGACTTGGACAGTCGCTGGAATTTCCAGACCGTCTTCATCGAGTAAATCGTCTTCTTCAAAGTCGTCATCGAGGATCGGTTTGACCCGCTTGCCTTTGACGCCAACCTTAGCCTTCTCTTTAATCTCGTCAATTATTTCCTCTTCCTGCCATTTCTTACCACCTTTGGCTAGACGGGGCGGTGTTGGGCGTTTTAAGTCGAGGATATCCGGTGTGACTGGTTCGTCATCCATCGCCTCTTTCTTCGCCCCACCTGACATTGGTCTTGGTGGAGTAGCGATTGGCATGGCGGCGACTGATTCACCAGGACGTGCAGGTCTGGGCCGTTGCACATCTGTTAATGAACCTGGTGCAGATGGTCTGCTCCCCCTGTGTTCCGGTTTCACTGGTGGAGTCGGACGAGCCTGTCTTTGTGGTGCTGCCTGTGGTGCCCCTTCAGTGGTTAGCTTGGCGACTTTTGGCTTGATTTGCTCGCGATCGTCTTCGACGCGCCGTTGGCGTTTGAGGACGGGCTTATCTGCTGGAGCTAGCTGTTCAGGCGCAGTCCCTATTTCGTCTACAGGTCTTGTCGGTGGAGCAACCAGTTGCGGTTTTTGGGGTTTTTCCGGTTTGGTTCTGGATGGAACTGTTTTCTCCGGTTTTTCCGCAGCTATTTTTTCCGGTGCCGGATTGGGATTGGGCGTTTGCTCCGGTTCGGCGACAGTAGGTTGCTGTGCGGTCTCAGAGTGATTCCGGGGTACAGGTCGAGTTGGTGCCGTCGGCTTCATGGGTGAGACTGGTGTAGCGAAGGGCCTTGGAGGTGAGGGAAGATTGACTTCAGACTGATCTACTTGGTTAGTAGCAACTGACGCCTCTGGGGCGTTGGAGGTAGTGTTTCTCAATATTTTGGGTTTGCGAATTTCCAAAATTTGCTGTTTGTGGGGTGCAGCAGGTCGGTTACGTCCGCCAGACTGGGGTGAATTTGGTTTATGGCTGGTTGTACCAAGTTCCTTTTTGGGCATTACACTCGTAGCTGCGAGTTTTTCCGCAGCTGTGCGGATGTGTTCTGCCTCAGATTCTGAAATCGTGCTGCTATGACTTTTGACCGCGATGTTGAGCTGGTCGCAAATTGCTAATAGCTCTTTGTTATCCAAATTCAATTCCTTTGATAATTCGTAGATTCTAACTTTGCCGTTGTTCATCCACTCTTTCCCCTTTAATTTACAGTTTTAGCGGATGGTTGCCTGGTTTGTGACATCTCCATCCTTTGATCACTGTTTTTAGGTTGCCCTTGGTGATTTTGCCGGTGCCTCCAATCAGGAAAGAGAGATGTTTCGGTTTAATACTGGCATCTCCACCAGGAATGATGGTTGACGCCGAACTGCGCTTGAGCGCTACCAGGTTGCCATTCTGTAGGTTCTTGTTTTGCTGATTCTGAGTCTTCCACAACACAAGGAGAGTAAAACTTGTTGGGAGTATTGCTTTGTCCCTCTAAATTTTGGAGAGCCACATGCCTTTTACACCCATTTACTATTCTGGCACTAACCCAAGCGATTAAGAGAAGGTGTGATCAAAGCACGAATAGTTCGGCTTTCTACACAATTCCTCGCTTGCATTACCGCCACAAGGTTCCATTAAATTTGGTTTTGGGGATTACTTTGGGCTAGACGCTGCCACAATGTCTGATACAGTGCTTCTGGCACTGCTGCATGTAGCGATCGCCCTAGTCTATTTTTTTTTTGAGCCGCTTGTAGGCAGTTCACTTGCGGACAAATATAGGCAGAACGCCCCATGCCCTCATTTAATTGTACCTTTCCCGATGGAAAGACGCGGACAATCCGCCAAAACTCTTCTTTAAAGCCTACTCTGCGGCAACTAATACAACGCCGATAATTTGGTTTCATCAGCTTTGGTGCTACATCAGGTCAGCAGTATGTTTGTCAAAAAATTTGCTAATTTTCTATTTTTACATAACTTAACTTAAGCGCTAGTTGACGGTTAACAGCTAACAGTGGACTGTTAACAACGAAACAGAGGCTAATCAGTTATTGTCATGTAACCGGGTATTAATCGTCCTCGCTATTGTCAAAAGTGTCATCCTCTAATTCTAGTTCTTCCTGATTTTCATCCTCTAGTTCCTCCTCTTCAAAATCATCTTCCTCCGGTTGATATTTGGCTCGCGCGGCGGCAAACTTAGCATCTTCTCCTGCATAGTCGTACTTGGCTTTATCTTTGATGTCAATTTTCCAACCAGTCAGGCGAGCTGCTAATCGGACGTTTTGCCCTTCTTTCCCAATAGCTAAACT includes the following:
- a CDS encoding alpha/beta hydrolase, translated to MRRQFLSLHRALFFVISGYLIISSIPAFAAERVVLKYRIFRESLSVEELSTFAQTGKLSTGLKIDLALAQQNPKAIRQSLIAPVKVNPIILDRVLNSPVGNVILDELSQVIHSPSRKADRQAWRSALAISASDDGQITLLEIMQNYPTAEIEVDGERLESAYRQLRRLQVSFQDLLGI
- a CDS encoding low-complexity tail membrane protein, with the protein product MTSFRSEPILWIHVAGLATLPIFLILCLLFLSVGEPLLPVWIELFLITLFGVLPLLWMQLRRPFYIFAILGVALKPENLTEQQRKILCLINTKLNRVLALAAAILLIGVLWQLYQVVPLIANIAKFLPQYRSLGLLFAALAFLASNLFLQIPLSVAQVLVTNDTDFAAIEPLPLEKIKQNFTILGVRVNHIWPRANSGS
- the infB gene encoding translation initiation factor IF-2, whose protein sequence is MNNGKVRIYELSKELNLDNKELLAICDQLNIAVKSHSSTISESEAEHIRTAAEKLAATSVMPKKELGTTSHKPNSPQSGGRNRPAAPHKQQILEIRKPKILRNTTSNAPEASVATNQVDQSEVNLPSPPRPFATPVSPMKPTAPTRPVPRNHSETAQQPTVAEPEQTPNPNPAPEKIAAEKPEKTVPSRTKPEKPQKPQLVAPPTRPVDEIGTAPEQLAPADKPVLKRQRRVEDDREQIKPKVAKLTTEGAPQAAPQRQARPTPPVKPEHRGSRPSAPGSLTDVQRPRPARPGESVAAMPIATPPRPMSGGAKKEAMDDEPVTPDILDLKRPTPPRLAKGGKKWQEEEIIDEIKEKAKVGVKGKRVKPILDDDFEEDDLLDEDGLEIPATVQVSLSIARPPKPKAARPAQQPALVTSAPTARGKKSGSSSRDRDHNRRQQQEVEQKRERPETVTITGPLTVQELAEVLGVADTEIVKILFMKGMAVSITQNLDIPTITLVGKELEIEVETAEPEAEARKITEMIDVADLEFLIRRPPVVTIMGHVDHGKTTLLDSIRKTKVAAGEAGGITQHIGAYHVDVEHEGKQQQIVFLDTPGHEAFTAMRARGARVTDIAVLVVAADDGVRPQTIEAISHAQAAGVPIVVAINKIDKEGAQPERVKQELTNYGLTAEDWGGETIMVPVSAIKGENLDTLLEMILLVAEIGELSANPDRSAKGTVIEAHLDKAKGAVATLLIQNGTLHVGDMLVAGSAFGKVRAMVDDRGKRVDIASPSFAVEVLGLSDVPAAGDDFEVFANEKEARALAGDRADKQRLSRLLQGRVTLTTLSAQAQEGELKELNLILKGDVQGSVEAIVGALKQIPQNEVQIRMLLATAGEITETDIDLAAASNAVIIGFNTTFASGARQAADEAGVDVREYNIIYKLLEDIQGALEGLLEPELVEETLGQTEVRAVFPVGRGAVAGCYVQSGKLVRNCKVRVRRFNKVVYEGVLDSLKRMKEDAREVNAGYECGIGVDKFHDWVEGDIIEAYQMVTKRRTLTLTK
- a CDS encoding YlxR family protein, yielding MKPNYRRCISCRRVGFKEEFWRIVRVFPSGKVQLNEGMGRSAYICPQVNCLQAAQKKNRLGRSLHAAVPEALYQTLWQRLAQSNPQNQI